The Branchiostoma floridae strain S238N-H82 chromosome 17, Bfl_VNyyK, whole genome shotgun sequence genome has a window encoding:
- the LOC118404281 gene encoding neuronal acetylcholine receptor subunit alpha-9-II-like, with protein MTNLYCTVLLCVCFLSTVLPQGTAGGTIFEKEVVDKLLENYSTDARPGKPPLDITTIYIDVVLAQIQQLDAVEQVLTSNLWVRQSWNDDHLTWNPEENGNVTAVYVNSENIWRPDTILYNRIHDEGFSSTPDTNAIIKYNGDVFWPYPVTARTSCLLDISLFPYDVQRCPLEFGSWTYNAEQLALVNVSPEGDTEEFIENGERVVLTLIKDSLYKL; from the exons ATGACCAACCTCTATTGCACAGTTCTTCTCTGTGTTTGTTTCTTGTCTACTGTTCTTCCTCAAG GTACAGCTGGTGGTACGATATTTGAAAAGGAGGTCGTGGATAAGCTTCTAGAAAACTACTCCACCGACGCCCGGCCCGGCAAACCGCCATTGGACATCACCACCATTTATATTGACGTAGTATTGGCCCAAATTCAGCAACTG GATGCCGTGGAACAGGTTCTTACATCAAATCTATGGGTACGACAG tcaTGGAATGATGACCATCTCACCTGGAACCCCGAAGAGAACGGTAACGTCACTGCAGTCTACGTCAACAGCGAGAACATCTGGCGGCCAGACACCATCCTGTACAATAG GATTCACGATGAGGGTTTCTCCTCGACTCCGGACACCAACGCCATCATCAAGTATAACGGTGACGTGTTCTGGCCATATCCGGTCACCGCTCGGACATCCTGCCTACTGGACATCAGTCTATTCCCCTACGACGTCCAAAGATGTCCGCTGGAGTTCGGCTCATGGACCTACAATGCTGAACAGCTCGCTTTGGTAAACGTATCGCCAGAAGGGGACACTGAAGAGTTTATAGAGAACGGGGA GAGAGTAGTATTAACTCTCATTAAAGACTCTCTCTACAAACTGTAG
- the LOC118404971 gene encoding acetylcholine receptor subunit alpha-type unc-38-like, translating to MILLITLSSVMTIFILGLHFRGPKLYPVPMWLRPVFFMGPPKVWKIEVVRKEDAQTTKKNGVPGDTALSDSEFSRTIARIEQSISDFVQEEELKLYYTALRKEWELLAKRIDFFLLMIFLVSFFITTVAMLASSLSSDVDLKVGSH from the exons ATGATCCTGCTGATCACCCTCTCCTCAGTCATGACCATCTTCATCCTCGGTCTGCACTTCCGCGGTCCCAAACTCTACCCGGTCCCGATGTGGCTCCGTCCTGTGTTCTTCATGGGTCCTCCAAAG GTGTGGAAGATCGAGGTGGTGAGGAAAGAAGATGCGCAAACAACGAAGAAGAACGGAGTACCAGGAGACACTGCGCTATCCGACTCTGAGTTCTCGCGTACTATCGCGAGAATCGAACAAAGCATTTCCGATTTTGTCCAGGAGGAGGAGCTGAAACTGTATTACACAGCGTTGCGCAAGGAGTGGGAGCTATTGGCTAAACGGATTGACTTTTTCCTCTTAATGATATTTCTGGTCAGTTTTTTCATCACAACAGTCGCAATGCTTGCCTCTAGCTTAAGTTCAGACGTCGACTTAAAGGTGGGTTCGcactaa